One segment of Pyxidicoccus xibeiensis DNA contains the following:
- a CDS encoding serine/threonine protein kinase has product MALESDYLASSLRVRRAERVTRDFMEPDHLNPANLPPGTRIGPWCLLEQCGRGANGVVYQAQRVDGTPGVVALKLALHPGDARFLREAELLRRLRHPAVPRLLDHGDWQPREGVSYAWLVMEWVEGPSLYAWAQAWRPSSRQVLRLLAQLARALEATHAAGGLHRDVKGDNIRVRSTDAQPFLLDFGSGHHLGAATLTLHPFPPGTPPYRSPEAWRFFLRARKPPAVAYAPGPADDLFALGVTAYRLVTEKYPPSAHPMDDDAWLWRPEELAHWTARVCNPRCIPELSALVARLLSPLPEARGSAREVAEALEQAARNAGREADVPLLTGEEPRPAGLFPLPQRVTVRPPPRVARWPRLAAAGLAGALALSAGGLLRVSRSEEPAAAHLVEEEESRDGGTVALGDSVLTAPVEPERAPSVWSSIAVNLPSKPIPGQRRPDARGRCPGKVQVVINGGCWTKLPVDLKDCADWGGFEYRGACYQPVMTPPRPATSGPAAPDDSP; this is encoded by the coding sequence ATGGCGTTGGAGTCTGACTACCTCGCGAGTAGTCTCCGCGTGCGCCGTGCGGAGCGCGTCACGAGGGACTTCATGGAGCCTGACCACCTCAATCCGGCCAACCTGCCCCCGGGGACGCGCATCGGCCCGTGGTGTCTGCTGGAGCAGTGCGGCCGGGGCGCCAATGGCGTCGTCTACCAGGCCCAGCGCGTGGACGGGACTCCAGGCGTCGTGGCCCTCAAGCTGGCGCTGCACCCGGGGGATGCGCGCTTCCTCCGTGAGGCCGAGCTGCTCCGCCGCCTGCGCCACCCCGCCGTCCCCCGCCTGCTGGACCATGGCGACTGGCAGCCCCGCGAGGGCGTCTCCTACGCCTGGCTCGTCATGGAGTGGGTGGAAGGCCCGTCGCTCTATGCGTGGGCCCAGGCCTGGCGCCCGTCTTCACGGCAGGTGCTTCGGCTTCTGGCTCAGCTGGCCCGAGCGCTGGAAGCCACCCACGCGGCCGGTGGCCTCCACCGCGACGTGAAGGGCGACAACATCCGCGTCCGGAGCACGGACGCTCAGCCCTTCCTGCTGGACTTCGGCTCTGGACACCACCTGGGGGCCGCCACGCTGACCCTGCACCCCTTTCCACCCGGCACCCCGCCCTACCGCTCGCCCGAGGCGTGGCGCTTCTTCCTCCGCGCCCGCAAGCCCCCGGCCGTCGCATATGCACCGGGGCCCGCGGATGACCTCTTCGCCCTGGGTGTCACCGCCTATCGCCTGGTCACCGAGAAGTACCCCCCGTCGGCGCACCCGATGGATGACGATGCCTGGCTCTGGCGCCCCGAGGAGCTGGCGCACTGGACGGCGCGAGTCTGCAACCCCCGCTGCATTCCGGAATTGAGCGCGCTGGTGGCCCGGCTGCTCTCGCCCCTCCCTGAAGCGCGAGGAAGCGCGCGAGAGGTGGCCGAAGCGCTGGAGCAGGCAGCGCGCAACGCCGGACGCGAGGCGGACGTGCCGCTCCTCACGGGAGAAGAGCCACGGCCCGCGGGCCTCTTTCCCCTCCCCCAGCGCGTCACGGTGCGTCCCCCTCCTCGCGTGGCGAGGTGGCCCCGGCTCGCGGCCGCCGGCCTCGCAGGCGCACTGGCGCTGAGCGCCGGGGGGCTGCTGAGGGTGAGTCGCTCCGAGGAGCCCGCGGCGGCCCACCTCGTGGAGGAGGAAGAGTCCAGGGATGGCGGCACCGTGGCCCTCGGGGACTCCGTGCTGACGGCACCGGTGGAGCCCGAGCGAGCCCCCTCCGTGTGGTCCTCTATCGCGGTAAACCTGCCATCGAAACCCATCCCAGGGCAGCGGCGTCCGGACGCCAGGGGCCGCTGCCCCGGCAAGGTGCAGGTCGTCATCAACGGCGGTTGTTGGACGAAGCTGCCCGTGGACCTGAAGGACTGTGCTGATTGGGGCGGCTTTGAATACAGGGGCGCGTGCTACCAACCCGTCATGACTCCGCCACGCCCCGCCACCTCAGGCCCCGCGGCGCCCGACGACAGTCCATAG
- a CDS encoding DUF3226 domain-containing protein, whose translation MRYAYLVVEGPHDVELVGRLLKPHGFKRENLVARLDPYWQPLVPSKFPFGGDLSRRVPVPTFFIAQAVSVAVHAAGGDSEIANRVEESLALSRPPDALGVLLDADSTHSPSDRFMAVRDALQDKKLGFALPTRAGEVVTTHPHCGIFVLPDNVTAGTLEDLLLECAQVHFPALLADVQMLVGKVQAGAYALAAEELKDFNKPAGPRKATVACIAGVLKPGKAIQVSIQDNRWLDGAALTRPRISAVLLFLKELLGLP comes from the coding sequence ATGCGCTACGCCTACCTCGTGGTCGAAGGCCCCCATGACGTCGAACTCGTAGGGCGTCTCTTGAAGCCACATGGGTTCAAGCGCGAGAACCTCGTTGCGCGCCTGGACCCCTACTGGCAGCCGCTGGTGCCGTCAAAGTTTCCCTTTGGGGGAGACCTGAGCCGGCGTGTCCCGGTCCCCACGTTCTTCATCGCGCAGGCTGTTTCGGTCGCGGTGCATGCGGCGGGAGGCGACTCGGAAATCGCGAATCGGGTCGAGGAGAGCCTCGCGCTCTCTCGGCCTCCCGATGCGCTCGGCGTCCTGCTGGATGCGGACTCCACCCACTCTCCCTCCGACCGCTTCATGGCCGTACGGGACGCACTGCAAGACAAGAAGCTGGGGTTCGCGCTTCCCACCAGGGCAGGTGAGGTCGTCACCACGCACCCTCACTGCGGAATCTTCGTGCTGCCAGACAACGTCACCGCAGGCACGCTGGAAGACTTGTTGCTGGAGTGCGCGCAAGTCCACTTCCCGGCCCTGCTCGCGGATGTCCAGATGCTGGTAGGCAAGGTCCAGGCAGGCGCGTACGCGCTGGCGGCGGAGGAGTTGAAGGACTTCAACAAGCCCGCGGGGCCGCGCAAGGCGACGGTCGCCTGCATTGCAGGGGTCCTCAAGCCGGGCAAGGCCATCCAGGTCTCCATCCAGGACAACCGCTGGTTGGACGGGGCTGCATTGACGCGGCCCCGCATCTCCGCCGTCCTCTTGTTCCTGAAGGAACTCCTGGGGCTTCCCTGA
- a CDS encoding DUF1176 domain-containing protein — translation MHKQLPLLLCALLVPGLAATAVAATREDDKLPGLVFYHHDWELTCANTRTCWAAGYQADTGGTPPVSVLLKRDAGPGAAVTATLVLGDESSEALPDTPFKLKMRIDGKEVGDIVMKKSDTPDLSAQQTTALLAALRGSGTLEWSHGEQVWALSNKGATAVLLKMDEYQGRLDTPGALVRKGTKPESSVLPPLPPLVVRAPPLAKARPGDARLATDPALRKALLAVGECEKLAENPEAEISISRLTDKKLLASSECWLAAYNEGSGFWVINDKPPYAPQLVTDKGVEYDAGVISASHKGRGIGDCWGSKEWTWDGKRFVQTAETTTGMCRDIKPGGPWSLPRIVTQRR, via the coding sequence ATGCACAAACAGCTTCCACTGCTGCTCTGCGCCCTGCTTGTGCCGGGCCTTGCCGCCACCGCCGTCGCCGCAACCAGGGAGGATGACAAGCTCCCGGGCCTCGTCTTCTACCACCATGACTGGGAGCTCACCTGCGCCAACACGCGCACCTGCTGGGCGGCGGGTTATCAGGCCGACACCGGCGGCACGCCGCCCGTCTCCGTTCTCCTCAAGCGGGACGCCGGGCCGGGCGCGGCGGTGACCGCGACCCTGGTGCTGGGGGATGAAAGCAGCGAGGCGCTCCCCGACACGCCCTTCAAGTTGAAGATGCGCATCGATGGCAAGGAGGTCGGCGACATCGTCATGAAGAAGTCCGACACGCCCGACCTCTCCGCGCAGCAGACGACGGCGCTGCTGGCGGCGCTCCGCGGCAGCGGCACCCTCGAGTGGTCCCATGGCGAGCAGGTGTGGGCGCTCTCGAACAAGGGCGCTACCGCCGTGCTGCTGAAGATGGACGAATACCAGGGCCGCCTCGACACGCCCGGCGCGCTGGTCAGGAAGGGCACGAAGCCCGAGTCCAGCGTGCTGCCGCCGCTGCCACCGCTCGTGGTCAGGGCTCCGCCGCTCGCCAAGGCGAGGCCCGGCGACGCCAGGCTCGCCACCGACCCGGCCCTGCGCAAGGCGCTGCTCGCTGTAGGTGAGTGCGAGAAGCTCGCCGAGAACCCCGAGGCAGAGATCTCCATCTCCCGCCTCACCGACAAGAAGCTGCTCGCCTCCAGCGAGTGCTGGCTGGCCGCCTACAACGAAGGCAGCGGCTTCTGGGTCATCAACGACAAGCCGCCCTATGCGCCCCAGCTCGTGACCGACAAGGGCGTCGAGTACGACGCCGGCGTCATCTCCGCCTCGCACAAGGGGCGCGGCATCGGCGATTGCTGGGGCAGCAAGGAATGGACCTGGGACGGCAAGCGCTTCGTGCAGACCGCCGAGACCACCACTGGCATGTGTCGGGACATCAAGCCCGGCGGTCCGTGGAGCCTGCCGCGCATCGTGACCCAGCGACGCTGA
- a CDS encoding class I SAM-dependent methyltransferase, translating into MRNGPEPATFRAALTRVGAEDRDAWLDLLWDIDELPEDEPLLPRGCVPYLPCPVATVLEAVQQAAVTSDDVFVDVGAGLGRAVVLTHLLTGAGGIGLEIQPGLVQAARGRAAWLNLSRVRFVEGDAVDLVRLITIGTVFFLYCPFGPDRLQRVLDDLEHAARTRPLRVCCVGLPPLDRPWLVPVPSTSVDLTVYRSTLHQARPSPTPIKFP; encoded by the coding sequence ATGCGCAACGGGCCCGAGCCTGCGACCTTCAGGGCGGCGCTGACCAGGGTTGGCGCGGAGGACCGCGATGCCTGGCTGGACCTCCTGTGGGACATCGACGAGCTGCCCGAGGACGAGCCTCTCCTCCCGCGCGGGTGCGTGCCGTACCTGCCTTGTCCCGTGGCAACGGTGCTCGAAGCCGTGCAGCAAGCCGCGGTGACGAGCGACGACGTCTTCGTGGACGTCGGAGCTGGACTGGGAAGGGCCGTCGTGCTGACGCACCTGCTCACGGGCGCCGGGGGCATCGGCCTCGAAATCCAGCCTGGCCTGGTGCAGGCCGCACGCGGACGCGCGGCGTGGCTGAACCTGAGTCGCGTGCGCTTTGTCGAGGGCGATGCCGTGGACCTGGTCCGCCTCATCACCATCGGCACGGTGTTCTTCCTGTACTGTCCTTTCGGCCCAGACCGGCTCCAGCGCGTCCTCGACGACCTGGAGCACGCCGCGCGCACTCGGCCGCTCCGGGTCTGTTGCGTCGGCCTTCCGCCCCTGGACCGCCCCTGGCTCGTTCCGGTTCCGTCCACCTCCGTGGACCTGACCGTGTACCGGAGCACCCTGCACCAGGCCCGACCTTCACCCACCCCCATCAAGTTCCCATGA
- a CDS encoding tetratricopeptide repeat protein yields MNATRRSKRAAPRTGADLTAAERRRISQRVERYFAKEQWAEVETFLREVLRRCPEDHWLLTQLAEAVYAQRRYRGALQLQRKAYGLAPKCPLVRFGLATAAAACGETRQARRLFQLLARMRPETLATGECGEGLRWSRGLIADAHYRLGRLAEDEGRKAEARRRYQRYLELVARPALSNERRRNVQARLRALATSRRAGRGEARPPALLR; encoded by the coding sequence ATGAACGCCACGAGACGAAGCAAGAGGGCTGCTCCCCGGACCGGCGCGGACCTGACGGCCGCCGAGCGCCGCCGCATCTCCCAACGGGTCGAGCGGTACTTCGCGAAGGAGCAATGGGCGGAGGTGGAGACCTTCCTCCGCGAAGTGCTACGCCGATGCCCCGAGGACCACTGGCTCCTCACGCAGCTGGCGGAGGCCGTCTACGCGCAGCGCCGGTACCGCGGGGCGCTTCAGCTTCAGCGAAAGGCTTACGGACTGGCCCCGAAGTGCCCACTGGTCCGCTTCGGACTGGCTACGGCTGCCGCGGCCTGCGGTGAGACCCGGCAGGCCCGACGGCTCTTCCAGCTGCTGGCCCGGATGCGGCCCGAGACCCTGGCGACGGGGGAGTGCGGAGAGGGACTCCGGTGGTCGAGGGGGCTCATCGCGGACGCACATTACCGGCTCGGACGGCTCGCGGAGGATGAAGGCCGGAAGGCGGAGGCCCGGCGCCGTTACCAGCGGTACCTCGAGCTGGTGGCGCGTCCCGCGCTCAGCAACGAGCGTCGGCGGAACGTCCAGGCCCGGCTGCGGGCCCTGGCGACGAGTCGTCGAGCGGGCCGAGGTGAAGCGCGACCTCCAGCCCTGCTTCGATGA